One genomic segment of Arachis duranensis cultivar V14167 chromosome 4, aradu.V14167.gnm2.J7QH, whole genome shotgun sequence includes these proteins:
- the LOC107483835 gene encoding uncharacterized protein LOC107483835 isoform X2 yields the protein MVNHFSQYTVLLLLTTSCILVVMVDGDQCKDDLLGDCTSDCNQKCVAAHSGGEGICGPSLGFRNRCWCYYECPPLKKCQDSFFIDRGCADNTKCDLACAAKYPGKGAEGTCGFRATLKRWSCDCTYFCNPN from the exons ATGGTGAACCACTTCTCCCAATACACCGTTCTCCTTCTCCTCACTACATCAT GCATTCTTGTGGTTATGGTGGATGGTGATCAATGCAAGGATGATCTTCTTGGAGATTGCACAAGCGACTGCAACCAAAAGTGTGTGGCGGCGCACTCCGGCGGCGAGGGAATATGTGGGCCTAGTCTAGGCTTTAGGAACCGCTGTTGGTGTTACTACGAGTGCCCGCCATTGAAGAAATGCCAAGATTCATTTTTTATAGACAGAGGGTGTGCGGATAACACCAAGTGTGACCTTGCTTGTGCTGCAAAGTACCCTGGAAAGGGTGCTGAGGGAACTTGCGGTTTCCGTGCTACGTTGAAAAGATGGTCTTGTGATTGCACCTACTTTTgtaatcctaattaa
- the LOC107483835 gene encoding uncharacterized protein LOC107483835 isoform X1, which yields MVNNHFSVYATLLLLTASCILVVMVDGDQCKDDLLGDCTSDCNQKCVAAHSGGEGICGPSLGFRNRCWCYYECPPLKKCQDSFFIDRGCADNTKCDLACAAKYPGKGAEGTCGFRATLKRWSCDCTYFCNPN from the exons ATGGTCAATAACCACTTCTCAGTTTATGCCACTCTCCTGTTACTCACTGCATCAT GCATTCTTGTGGTTATGGTGGATGGTGATCAATGCAAGGATGATCTTCTTGGAGATTGCACAAGCGACTGCAACCAAAAGTGTGTGGCGGCGCACTCCGGCGGCGAGGGAATATGTGGGCCTAGTCTAGGCTTTAGGAACCGCTGTTGGTGTTACTACGAGTGCCCGCCATTGAAGAAATGCCAAGATTCATTTTTTATAGACAGAGGGTGTGCGGATAACACCAAGTGTGACCTTGCTTGTGCTGCAAAGTACCCTGGAAAGGGTGCTGAGGGAACTTGCGGTTTCCGTGCTACGTTGAAAAGATGGTCTTGTGATTGCACCTACTTTTgtaatcctaattaa